The genomic DNA CGCCGCCGCCGCCCCCCAAATAGGTTGGCGCCCAGCCCATGACGGGACGGAAACGCAAAAAGCCCGGCCCGCAGAAGCGGGCCGGGCCATGCGCCTGTTACTCGACGCGGTTCCTAGGATTCCAGGACAGCGTCCATGGTGATATCGATGCCGGCCAGGGCCTGCGAGACAGGGCATCCGGTCTTTGCTGCCTCTGCAATGTCGTCGAACTGCTCCGCCGTAAGGCCGGGCACCACAGCGGTGACCTTCAGGTGGCTGCCGGTGATGCCGGTTCCGGGCACGAAAGTGACGTCCGCGGAGGTCTCAATCCGATCCGCGGTCTTGCCGGCTTCGGCAAGGGCATTACTGAACGCCATGGAGAAGCAGGCGGAATGCGCCGCGGCGATCAGCTCCTCGGGACTGGTCTTGCCGTTGGCCTCTTCGGCACGCGCCTTCCACGTCACGTCGTAGGTGCCAAGGCCGGAGCTGTCGAGGGTCACGTCACCCTTGCCGTTGAAGAGGTCGCCGTTCCAGACGGTGTGGGCTGATCGGACTGTAGCCATGGGGGTCTCCTTAAAAAGTGACGGG from Arthrobacter zhangbolii includes the following:
- a CDS encoding OsmC family protein, with the translated sequence MATVRSAHTVWNGDLFNGKGDVTLDSSGLGTYDVTWKARAEEANGKTSPEELIAAAHSACFSMAFSNALAEAGKTADRIETSADVTFVPGTGITGSHLKVTAVVPGLTAEQFDDIAEAAKTGCPVSQALAGIDITMDAVLES